The Plasmodium brasilianum strain Bolivian I chromosome 11, whole genome shotgun sequence nucleotide sequence ttgaaCAAATTTACCATTGCAACTATTCttgcattttttaattcttctatttttttcttcttttcttcctcttctaaAATTCgtttttcttcctctttaCGTTTGGTTTCTTTTTGCCACcttcaaataaaaagatttcaaaaaatttatgttgccatataaatttaaatatttaaaaatatatattatttttttttgtacgtttgtgtgtgtgtattttttttttttttttcttttggcATAAATTGATACTTCATTGCTTGTATTTCATCGAAGTGAGCCTGTAGttccacattttttttttgcttcattCTAATTTCATgaatttccttttctttttcgtctttttcctttttaattttttcctcatattctttttctctcttttccttttcctccaaatattgtatatatctgttattatttttttaacaaaaatggCAGAAAGATATGTGTGAATAACGCTTTTTCTTCGTTATTATGAAGTTTAATTGTTgctctattttttttgcttttcttttttttttacgtggCATCCTTCCGCTTTTCCTCTATCTTCTGCTCCTTTATGCCTGTGTATAAGGTGcataatattatgaacacATAAAAATACACCTGCTTATAATTAAGCACATGCCTTTTCGTATTTGCATATACTGCTTTAAGCACAGGTACACGCCACACAAGAAGCGTACAAGTGTGCCCACACTACACCGTTTACATTATTCTTTGTTTACTCATTTTAACATATACTAAATAGTACATGTTTGGGAAacaatgtatgtatattcatttttttaaacatatgtGTCTATTACTTTCAATGTGTTTCTGGTTGCTTTCCAAAATGTAATTGTACAAAACTTTTTgctcttctattttttcttttcttttttctaactcttcaattttatttttttcaaactgCTTTTGCATTAGTTTTccttctattatttttaatctttCTTCTTCTTGTTTCTTTATCTATTCATCAGCAAAGAACATATTCGCATTTATATCAGTATAGCACTTTTGCACCATGTATAGAACTACGAATTAGACGCTCTTTTGACCAGAGTTTTTCTCATTTgtaactatatatttattttatatgtatcatttttttaatttgtttttttttttttttgtacaaaaTTTTCCTGAATCTGATTTTTTAAGATTAACGCgctttccttattttttaaaataatatttttttcatcttctttttgctttttctcTAGATTTGACAAGTAAATAGTTTCAATTTCTTCTCTTTTCatgttttctttattttgttcttctttttcgagcctaaatgtatattatgtcATAATGCAGAATTGTTAGTACTTTAATTGTACATACGATGggtagcatatatatatatagcatgCATGAATGGAACATTGGGGTGTACCCCCCTTGAACGACCCTACACGCAAATGCGCACACTCATGAGTTtacacacatgtacatatatatacatacatatacatatatacatatacatatatacatatatacatatacatatacatatatacatatatacatatacatatatacatatatacatatacatatatacatatatacatatacatatatacatatacatatatacatatacatatatacatatatacatatacatatatacatatatacatatacatatatacatatatacatatatacatatacatatatacatatacatatatacatatacatatacatatacaatatacatatatatgtatatgcgtagTGCTTTCCCCATTTGCTTaaagcattattttttaattttaactttttctcGTCAATTTGCTTTTGTAACTCTTTTAATAAAtccttatcattttttataattctcgtctttttcttttctttcggTGCCttgaaaattaaaaggaaaaagagaaagtaaaagagaaaataaaagagaagGTAAAAGAGAAagtaaaagagaaaataaaagagaaagtAAAAGAGAAAGTAAAAGAGAAAGTAAAAGAGAAAGTAAAAGATAAagtaaaagagaaaataaaagagaaagtAAAAGAGAAagtaaaagagaaaataaaagagaaagtaaaagtaaaagtaaaagagaaagtaaaagaaaaagtaaaagagaAAGTAAAAGAGAAAGTAAAGAAGAGTTTATTCTTTTCGAGGTACACAATTcgaataacataaaaagttAACAATTATTCGTTTCGTTTTTGCATTGTATTTGTGCACGTACTTCCTCTTCATCAGGACatgttttctttatatttttgaactCATCTtgtttttgtataaattctaaaatttcctttgaaaaaaggaaaaagagaCAAGGATAACTTTGACACGGAATTATGGATGTATATGTTCAGCCGTTTTTCTGTAAactatatatgaaatttttttttttgttttaaatatcaCTTCTCTTTGTGATAATGCCGCTGTTTCCTTGTCTGTTGCGCGGTCTGTCTTAAACCATTTCTGCATTTAAagggaaggaaaaaaagaaaaaagatgaaGTAAACAACAGCAACAACcataataaatgaaacagtagtaatagcagtagtaatggcaatagtagtaatagcagtagtaatggcaatagtagtaatagcagtagtaatggcaatagtagtaatagcagtagtaatggcaatagtagtaatagcagtagtaatggcaatagtagtaatagcagtagtagtggcaataatagtaatagcagtagtaatggcaataatagtaatagcagtagtaatggcaataatagtaatagcagtagtaatggcaataatagtaatagcagtagtaatagcaataataataattgtttttttctctcAAGGAACACGTAACACAGATATACATATTTCGTTCAATAAACACCTCCTCTATCTTGTTTAACTCCTCGTCTAGTAATttattctcctttttttttttcttcttcttttttaatttaggCAAAAGATTACGGCTTAAATTCATTTCGTTTCGTTTcgtttcgttttttttttttttatttttgtttttctttacaATGAATGTATTTTACTACATTCACAAGTGTAGCACATATGCATGCATTTCAGAAGTGTGTAcgtatttgtatgtatatgtacatgcatacatatttaatagtACATTTTGAGCCAAAATGATTTTGATATGGTAAATTGGTTTGTTATTTTTGTGCTTTGTAATGATTATATTAGGGCAggaaaggaagaaaaaataaaataaaataaaaatagaaagaaaaTTGGCATCAtagggagaaaaaaaaaaaaaaagccaaaaaagagcaaaaaagGAGCCAgaaaaaagattatttttGAAGCCTATTCCAAATTGTGcgtatacaaaaaaaaaaaaaaaaaaaaaaaaaagaaaaatttttgtaagtGTGAATTGAAAGGAAAATGAATTCCttcaaaatagaaaaaaacttaaaaatgagaaaaaaaaaaaaaaaaaaagaaattataaatgaatagATGGGTAAATGGGAGAAATGAACGAATATACGGAAGAATTTACGAACCAATAAGCGCATAAGTATAAGCGcgaacaaatttttttcattttttcattttgtctATAGAACTGATATGTCTTCAAGTTCTATGTTTCTCAGTTCTAAAACATCTACTTAGGACACTGAGAgagaaaagaaatgaaaagaaaaaaaaaaaagatcaatatatgtatgcctTACATAAGTGCATACGTATAATACAAGTACAAATTTGTACCCTTTACGATAACTATCTTTCAcccatttttgaaaaaattaattatttggAAATGATTTCAATACACAACATGAGTGAAAATTGGTATTTATTTTTGGCTTAGTACCGGTcttatcatttttcttttcataacttcttttttttttttttttttatccttctGACTTTTCAAACTTCTTTTCAACTACCCAATCATAGAAGTCCCCCTTTGTGAACATTtcaaatacaaaaatgataaaagcAAAATAGTTACACACAATTAAGTAAATATGTATAGTATTACATATCTgtgttgtaatttttattgttatattacTCTGTCTTTTAAGTAGGACCAAATCTATGTGATAAATACAattaattcctttttatttattattattttttttttatatagctAAAAGTTTTatagcaaattttttttttttttttttttttttgtagctaaaaatattttagcaaattttgttcaattttttgttctattttttttttttttattttttttttttgcacacaCGAATAAACCTTCCTCGGGGAAAAACATTTAGATAGacaaactttttaaaaaaaaaaaaaaaaaaaaaaagaaaaagaaagaaagagaTAGAGAAGGAGAAAGTGTAGGAGTAGTCTTCTTCTTAATATGCAAAGTCTTTATCAAAGAAAATTCTCACCACCAAAATATGAATATCTTCTTCACTATCAGTAAGAAGGAACAGAACAAAACAAATTGATCcaaacaaaaacaaataaaaataattgtctAATCGCATATTAACAATTATGAACAAGGAAATGCCtaaatttttcttctacTTTTAAAGGGTAATGTGCGGTGCAAAACAAGTCCCAAAATTGGGTCTCTTAAAATgacaaattataaaaaacgtgaatgtacgtacgtatgtaaGGATGTAAGGATGTAAGGATGTAAGGATGTATGGATGTATGGATGTAAGGATGTATGGATGTATGGATGTAAGGATGTATGGATGTATGGATGTATggatgtatgtatatacgtatatatatatatgtacgtacatatatacataatcaTGCTCATGGGAACATAATTTGAAGACAGCAGTGAAGcagatatttaaaaaataaattctccATATATAGTATAAAGTGACTAAGACGAAAAGTGCGTTAAGGGAAAAAAGCggtatttaattattaagtTAAAAGGGGTTTTAAAAAGGCGTGATGCACACACGTtctcacaaaaaaaaaaaaaaaaaataataataaaacataaaaatagtattaataCTACTAGTAGTATTatcagtaatagtaataaggACAACAATACAgtctttatttttgtacaaGGGGTACAGAATAGAACTGTCAAATGAAGAGCAAAATAATTCTAAGTCCATAACCAAATGATATACAACAGGGATAGGAGGGGTCATGCGTCGCCCCTCCTCCCCCTTCCacttcttccacttcttccacttcttcccttttccattttccttttaaaatataaattataaaacaacATAGATGTGGTGATGGGACCTAATCCTCCTGGAACGCTCGAAATCAGAGAGCACTTCTTTTTACATCCCATATCAGCATCACcaataatttcatatttgTGTAAAAATTTTGCTAAACTAGCAACAAAATTTTGCTTCGATTTATTGTCTTTTAAAAGTAGAGCATTAGGTAAGTagttcattatattttttttttttttttttttttttttcctatttttaaaaaaaaaaagtatgcgTAGAGGGAACACACATGTTCTTACCATAAAAGGTCGCACTTTTTTTTGGACAAGATAAAAATTAGTTTTTTCCCCCTTTGTGTTAGCAGCTTCCACTatacttttattatcattCTGCGTAGCACTTTCACTTCCTCTTAAATTTCTGCGTGCATACTTTCGTagtttgtatttatttttccttattgtAACAAAGGATGTATCTAAATGATATGTACTGTTGTTCATTCCTCTCCTCTTGACACCCGCAGTTGAGTTTTCCTTCATTTTGTCATTGTCTCTATTATCATTGTGATGATAGGGTACTAAGTTAATACCTAGATCCAGAATAATAGCATTCTGTTTTATATAATcctttttcaaaatgttaAAGCAGCCAACaccaattattataatatccgcatttttaattattttttttttcatatttttctcaACTAACATATTTAGCTTACTACATTGTGTGTACTTCATACCTcttgttatataataattgacaaaaatggaaaaattatatttaagatCATTTTcgtcttttatatataatttctttttatttattttaaagaaaaaattatttcctccttcctttttattatacgtacataataTATCCCCACTTATTGGATCATAAACAGTGGTTGATATGTCCTTtcggaaaaacaaaataaataatgtcatgaaaatatttatgttattgttaagaattattatgttcttattttgaatatgaatattatagTACTTGATGAACAAAAGGACAGAGTGGATGCAGCAAGGAATGTTGTACCTAATGGTATCTTTCAAGTAAccatatattaattcatcTCCTTCGTTCGGACAATTCTTACAAGGGCTGtcattattactgttatgaTTTTTACTACTGTTACGATTTTTACTTCTGTTACGATTTTTACTTCTGTTACGATTTTTACTTCTGTTACGATTTTTACTACTGTAATTACTGGTACTAGTGCTATGACTAGCACTACTGCTATGACTAGCACTACTGCTATGACTGGAACTACTGCTATGACTGGTActaccattattattaataatgtatGATCTTTCGTAGTAATTATACTGGGCAGCACTTATGTCCTTGGACCTTTCCGTTTTTCCCAGTTTAACATTTCGGCTGTTATTCATTAGAGCACTTGCTATTAATTTTACCGAGATACACTCTTCCTTCTTTATCATCAAAGTATAGCAGATAGCCAAGAGAAACTGTAAAAGATAACCCAAAAAATGTACGTAAAAATTCTGCACAATTCTTGCTACATAAAACAAGGGCTGTACGAAGCCACTTCTAACAGCAACAGTAGTGGTGGAAACTGCAACGGTAGTTCCCATCGTTTCACAGGGAGCTTCTTCTGGCCTAGTCAGAGGGGGAATAACACATTTCCTACTTACCCTGAGCAGTCTTAAAATAGCTTCATAACTGGAAGCGTCTATATCCTTCCCTTCTTGTATAAACCTAGATACAAAACACTTATTTATATGATGACATAATGGAGATAAAATAAGCAGTGATGTACTTTCTCCtcttttgtttattttttctatcaaTTTTGTTAATCTGATTTGGTTAAAATTTCTGTGAACCTTTACAAGtgcaaaaattatatctgcatttaaataaatgcttttctttaatattatatataaataagaatatgtTGTTACATGGTTTGAGTAAATGATAAACAACTTCTTTCTTTTCGACAATGTATTATTCTTATCtgcttttttcttcttctcaTGTGCTATTCTTTGGAAAACCAGCTGGTCAATTTTTTCAGCCACGTAGTGCCcatttaaacatatacaaCTCATGCTGCtataatcaaaataaataattgaaaaataaaaaaaaaaaataatgaaataacaaataatgaaataacaaataatgaaataacgaaataaagaaataacgaaataaaggaataacgaaataaagaaataacgaaataaagaaataacgaaataaagaaataacgaaataaaggaataacgaaataaaggaataacgaaataaaggaataacgaaataaaggaataacgaaataaagaaataacgaaataaaggaataacgaaataaaggaataacgaaataaaggaataacgaaataaaggaataacgaaataaaggaataacaaaataaagaaataacgaaataaaggaataacgaaataaagaaataacgaaataaagaaataacgaaataatggaataatgtaataataaaataaaatgcggAAGGACAAAAACTACCAAGCTCATATTGACGTTTGCTCTAATTTGGTGGCTACTTTTGCTGCATATTCTGTACATCTATATTACAAGAACGAATGATGAGCAGAACGtgagtaaaagaaaaaaaaaaaaataaaaaataaaataaaataattgctTTATATATACCTTAAAATACAACACCATTAGAGATTTTCGCTCTGCCTTTATAGGCTTCTACATTTTAAGTTATATGCTCTTGTGCACACATATTTAAATCTTGAACCaagtatttatgtataccgCTTGAACGACACGCATAAAGATAATATGGTTTATTTATTCAATCTCCATgctgctttatttttttttttttttcttctgccTGCATTAAATTATATCTACATATTCGATGGGGGTTACCACAAAGAAATGCTTCGACTGATGGCATTGAAAAATCAGCCATTTTCACCCACTTTTCCGTATTAATAAGAagataatattaatgaaacaTTTGGAAATATTCgacacaaataaaatatgaataaaattattaaggaATAATCTATATGTAAAGAGTATTTGTTGTATAAACTTCTGTTTATCacacatattattttattttttttttgttttacttaaCACATGGCTTACCTTTTTATGGTACATAATGATGATGTTTCTGGCTAAACATGAATTATACATGCCTAATtgcattcatttttttctcttttttatttctttttctttccttttcttttcttttcttttcttttctttttttttttttttttcttcacgCTTAAGTACATAAATGCATAGCAAAATTAACATAACACTCtaagggaaaataaaaaaaaaaaaaaaaatactaagtACAATAGTTGATTAATTCTACAGAATTATTTTGTTCCGTATTATGCAACTgctttgaatattttatttacattcaTTAAAGTGATAAAGCTAGCAATGCTTTTTTtgcataaattaatattctttacaaaataatgcatttcaaattaattattattacactTGTTAGAGTAAAACAagttaattaaatttttttttttttttttttttttttgaattatgtACCTTTCCATTTCATTTAAAACGCTGTAAGTCGtttatttttcacatttCTCCATATATTTCCCTCTTTTTCCTGCATAAGTGAAGCtatgcatatgtgtgtacaATTTTACAATGGATGCTCTCGTATAAGCCGAGCCACGTGTATTCACTTCCATTTTGTAGAAAATTACGTTTACATTCCTACACCATTTTaagaaactttttttttgctttccTTTTTTCGGTTCATATTGagcaaaaattttattaaccaACATACTATACATCTATTAACAAAATGActacaaaaatgtaaataatgcCGGTGTGTAAATAGGTAAATGAGCTCATGAAGGCATATGCATGCGCAGGTTCATTGTGTGCAAACGCATTTATAcgcacacatacacatacaaacatacatatgcacatacataaatattaaacaCATACACAATTGAATGTTCACTTTTAAAGTTTCGCTTCAGATATCTCaacaatttaaaataatttaattcaatttttgtGTTAAACGAGGGATAGacgaaaaaagggaaaaaatggcggacgaaaaaaaaaaaggcaccaaaaaaaaaatattttttttttttttttttttttttttattattattaaaaacataatttataaatggtAAATATAAGAGGGAGAAAAAAATTCGCATTAAAAAGTActtgtatttaatttaaaaaatgggcAACTTGAAGAAACAAAAGGCAGTTTTCTTTTCCCCTACGAGCATGTGAAGATACGAACGTACGTCCACACACGCATATaccacatacatatatgtaattatataggAGCAATATGTGACTAGCTAATAGACCCATTCATCAATATACCAATAATTTCTTTGAAATCCTCCTAAATAACTAATCAAAATGGAATTTACTCGTAAGAAATGCACTACTATACGAAGGGCACTCACCATCACTTGCCCTCAGCACATCCTTAACTTATTTTAAATCCACTAGGAGAGTTATCGCCCATTTTTTGAAAGGGGTAAAAAGTAGAGAGGTACAGGATAAATGCAATGGACGAAACGCATTAGCAAAATGAATGCACAAAATGTGAAAACGAAGTAACAAGGCACATTGATAAAAAGCACTAATGAAACTTATGATGAAGAGCATggattaatgaaaaatggaGCTTCACCCTCTTCATCCACTTCACTCGCTTCAGGCAGCTAGAAGCCAAACGTGCTAACCGGGGTATTTATGCTTCGTAGACTTTTTGGCTTTATTCAAAATCTCAACAGTGTTATTAGGCCATCGGGTATTGAAAAATTTCAAGTGGTTATCATGTGATACATCATGATCTACTTCCTTCAAAAGAAAGTAATGAATCGATTTTTCTGGTGTTTCTTGTGcatcatataaataaaaatatttctctttGGGGGGGTCCGAATcttttaaatcatttatatctttttgttttagttgtaaataaaaagatttgAATTCtgagtataataatatatctagATCGTTTACAAAACTGTCGAACATATGTCTATgttcttcttttaaattaagaTCATCAATAAATTGAGGAATAAAAtgagataatatatatttattattttccttatcatattttctccatattttatttaatttttctaaaaacaATTCTTCACTAGTGCATttagaattatttatatttaatgaaaacaaaacagTATAATGATTCGAACTGCTAATGACCCATATAGGATAAATGGGAtacttataataattacCAACTTCACAATATTTAAAAGCTTCAAAATCTGTTAGTAAACCTATAAGTGGTCTTTTGTTTATTCCTTtaagtattatattatttttcccgAACGATGTTCTTGGAGCAGTTGCTATACTATTGGAAAACTTCGAATCGCCCATACAGTTGTTACCACTATTGCTGTTATTAGTACTCGTATTTGTACATGCATTTGTGTTCGTATTAGCACCTACATTTGTGCACGCATTAGTATTTGTATTAGCGCTGTTCATGTAATAGGGGCTGCTACTACCTTCGTACATACTTATATCCACATCGTTCGttgaaaatgtatttatcACACTGTTGTTATCAAACACATTAGAACAAGCTCTACCGGTTAGAAGTAGGTTCACTAACTCTTGAGAACAATGACCATATATACCTATCAAGGGATGATTCGTGTCATCCATAtcattctttatattatttattcctCTTGTTAATATTACTGAGTATAGAAATGATATAACACCTGTTGAGctagaaaatattatgaaatgcTCAAGATAAAACTTTATTACATCTTTTATGTTACTAAATTCTCTGtagtatatgtttattttctttaaatccCTTATAATGTTTTCATCCGaactttttttgttcatataaaatgGGAAATCATAACACTCAGGCAATAAGAAAGCTATTATATAGTATGATTTTTCCGTGCACtggtataatatatatgccaAGGATTCCACTAACGAGTAATACTTCAAATCTTTTATATTCTCATGGACTAACTGCAAAAATTCCTTGTCATACTCATCTTCGGCAGTCTTATCTCCGCCGTTTATACAGCCACTCTTTATACTGCCGCTTATCATGCCACTCACCCCGGTACCATCTCCCTTCTTCAGTACATCTTTAAGCTCGTCCCTTTCCCCCTCCTGCTGATTGCTGCAATTTTTCACCTGATTGTCATCCTTCTGTTCGGTTACAATGGATATATCATTTCCCTTAACATTTGATAAGGACTGTCCATTCAAATAGACATTATCCTTACCATCACTGCTGACAAGATTTGCAGTGTTAACAATATCtgtagaattttttttataattttgattattatttgtaaaatttaaaaaatcattatttgtttttaaaatattaaaataattgttCTCCcacaaaaaatgatatttataattaaacaacaaaataataataatatatcctTGAATACTTGATATAAGACCACATGGGCCACTTAAAAATTGACGAAGtccaaaattaatatttttattttcatagaACGAAATACTATGATTAcaccat carries:
- a CDS encoding TPH domain-containing protein, encoding MKREEIETIYLSNLEKKQKEDEKNIILKNKESALILKNQIQENFIKKQEEERLKIIEGKLMQKQFEKNKIEELEKRKEKIEEQKVLYNYILESNQKHIESIKEQKIEEKRKDATYIQYLEEKEKREKEYEEKIKKEKDEKEKEIHEIRMKQKKNVELQAHFDEIQAMKWQKETKRKEEEKRILEEEEKKKKIEELKNARIVAMEEKKKKKIEEQEEDKKEAENLKKIYELHETEKKEEEENEKIKKKNYHESLTKLINLKKKKGNKKC
- a CDS encoding TPH domain-containing protein, with protein sequence MEHWGEKEKVKEKIKEKVKEKVKEKIKEKVKEKVKEKVKEKVKDKVKEKIKEKVKEKVKEKIKEKVKVKVKEKVKEKVKEKVKEKVKKSLFFSSNSSSNGNSSNSSSNGNSSNSSSNGNSSNSSSNGNSSNSSSNGNSSNSSSSGNNSNSSSNGNNSNSSSNGNNSNSSSNGNNSNSSSNSNNNNCFFLSRNTQKITA
- a CDS encoding bifunctional methylenetetrahydrofolate dehydrogenase/cyclohydrolase, whose product is MSCICLNGHYVAEKIDQLVFQRIAHEKKKKADKNNTLSKRKKLFIIYSNHVTTYSYLYIILKKSIYLNADIIFALVKVHRNFNQIRLTKLIEKINKRGESTSLLILSPLCHHINKCFVSRFIQEGKDIDASSYEAILRLLRVSRKCVIPPLTRPEEAPCETMGTTVAVSTTTVAVRSGFVQPLFYVARIVQNFYVHFLGYLLQFLLAICYTLMIKKEECISVKLIASALMNNSRNVKLGKTERSKDISAAQYNYYERSYIINNNGSTSHSSSSSHSSSASHSSSASHSTSTSNYSSKNRNRSKNRNRSKNRNRSKNRNSSKNHNSNNDSPCKNCPNEGDELIYGYLKDTIRYNIPCCIHSVLLFIKYYNIHIQNKNIIILNNNINIFMTLFILFFRKDISTTVYDPISGDILCTYNKKEGGNNFFFKINKKKLYIKDENDLKYNFSIFVNYYITRGMKYTQCSKLNMLVEKNMKKKIIKNADIIIIGVGCFNILKKDYIKQNAIILDLGINLVPYHHNDNRDNDKMKENSTAGVKRRGMNNSTYHLDTSFVTIRKNKYKLRKYARRNLRGSESATQNDNKSIVEAANTKGEKTNFYLVQKKVRPFMVRTCVFPLRILFFFKNRKKKKKKKKNIMNYLPNALLLKDNKSKQNFVASLAKFLHKYEIIGDADMGCKKKCSLISSVPGGLGPITTSMLFYNLYFKRKMEKGRSGRSGRSGRGRRGDA
- a CDS encoding deubiquitinating enzyme MINDY; this translates as MKTNEELLRKEEEDISRTIALSLEEYHAAQNKNKDKDFEVDDENDELLQEAIRLSILGCNKEENRSDDCNDSYYDLVKKNFDKISYYLCNSHVSTKNEHDVIDNKIFWNDIYKHYKNIYIIIRDYMINLNKRNEKLNEEPNDSTSSREDYDSDDSSDYSNLSSLSCCSLEQIKKTYKNINYTTKDYCKWLRKGNRSKCLNDHVYVNYLLKEMKSFDDSNTVHNLVFGVNNYKYSNKLDIKKWCNHSISFYENKNINFGLRQFLSGPCGLISSIQGYIIIILLFNYKYHFLWENNYFNILKTNNDFLNFTNNNQNYKKNSTDIVNTANLVSSDGKDNVYLNGQSLSNVKGNDISIVTEQKDDNQVKNCSNQQEGERDELKDVLKKGDGTGVSGMISGSIKSGCINGGDKTAEDEYDKEFLQLVHENIKDLKYYSLVESLAYILYQCTEKSYYIIAFLLPECYDFPFYMNKKSSDENIIRDLKKINIYYREFSNIKDVIKFYLEHFIIFSSSTGVISFLYSVILTRGINNIKNDMDDTNHPLIGIYGHCSQELVNLLLTGRACSNVFDNNSVINTFSTNDVDISMYEGSSSPYYMNSANTNTNACTNVGANTNTNACTNTSTNNSNSGNNCMGDSKFSNSIATAPRTSFGKNNIILKGINKRPLIGLLTDFEAFKYCEVGNYYKYPIYPIWVISSSNHYTVLFSLNINNSKCTSEELFLEKLNKIWRKYDKENNKYILSHFIPQFIDDLNLKEEHRHMFDSFVNDLDILLYSEFKSFYLQLKQKDINDLKDSDPPKEKYFYLYDAQETPEKSIHYFLLKEVDHDVSHDNHLKFFNTRWPNNTVEILNKAKKSTKHKYPG